A window from Betta splendens chromosome 1, fBetSpl5.4, whole genome shotgun sequence encodes these proteins:
- the colgalt1b gene encoding procollagen galactosyltransferase 1 — translation MLRLTSLLPALLCVLLPHPSRPYFPEERWSPESSLLAPRVVIALVCRNSAHSLPLFLGTIERLKYPKDRIALWVATDHNTDNTTAILRDWLIKVQSYYHYVEWRPQDEPSSFDDEEGPKHWNNLRYEHVMKLRQAALDTAREIWADYLLVVDCDNLLTNQDVLWKLMRENKTIVAPMLESRAAYSNFWCGMTSQGYYKRTPAYMPIRKQQRRGCFPVPMVHSTYLLDLRKEASRQLAFYPPHPEYSWAVDDVIVFAYSARMADVQMYVCNKETYGYFPVPMRTHAILQDEADSFLHTHLEVMVNNPPLEPSSFLPLPPKQPNKMGFDEVFMINLVRRTDRRERMLRTLYEQEISCKVVAAVDGKALNKSDIESMGIKMLPGYKDPYHGRPLTKGELGCFLSHYNIWKEIVERGLQTSLVIEDDLRFEVFFRRRLQALLQEVTVHRLDWDLIYIGRKRMQVDHPEKSLPNIHNVVEADYSYWTLGYVLSLRGAQKLLRAEPLTKMLPVDEFLPVMYDKHPILDYMEHFERRDLRAFSAEPLLVYPTHYTGDQGYISDTETSVVWDNETKKTDWDRAKSRKTHEQEKLSFEAENSDVLQSELENWSARDEL, via the exons ATGCTCCGGCTCACCTCGCTGCTCCCGGCCCTGCTGTGCGTTCTCCTGCCGCACCCGAGCCGACCCTACTTCCCGGAGGAGCGCTGGAGCCCCGAGTCTTCCCTCCTCGCCCCCCGGGTCGTCATCGCGCTCGTGTGCCGCAACTCGGCGCACTCGCTGCCGCTGTTCCTCGGCACCATCGAGCGTCTCAAGTACCCGAAGGACCGCATCGCGCTGTG GGTGGCGACAGATCACAACACAGATAACACCACCGCCATCCTGAGGGACTGGCTCATCAAAGTGCAGAGCTACTACCACTATGTGGAGTGGAGACCTCAAGATGAACCCAG TTCCTTTGATGACGAGGAGGGGCCTAAGCACTGGAATAATCTTCGCTATGAACATGTAATGAAGCTTCGTCAGGCAGCCCTGGACACGGCGCGTGAGATCTGGGCCGACTACCTCCTG GTGGTCGACTGTGACAACCTGCTCACCAACCAGGATGTGCTGTGGAAACTGATGAGAGAGAACAAGACCATTGTGGCTCCCATGCTGGAGTCCAGAGCTGCATACTCCAACTTCTGGTGCGGCATGACTTCACAG GGTTACTACAAGCGAACTCCAGCCTACATGCCCATCCGTAAACAGCAGCGTCGCGGCTGCTTCCCTGTGCCCATGGTGCATTCCACCTACCTGCTGGACCTACGGAAGGAGGCATCCCGTCAGCTGGCTTTTTACCCGCCCCACCCCGAGTACAGCTGGGCCGTGGATGATGTCATCGTCTTTGCCTACTCAGCGCGCATGGCAG ATGTGCAGATGTATGTGTGCAACAAAGAAACGTATGGTTATTTCCCAGTGCCGATGCGCACACATGCTATTTTGCAAGATGAGGCAGACAGCTTCTTACATACGCACCTGGAGGTCATGG TGAATAATCCTCCACTGGAGCCCTCCAGcttcctgcctcttcctcccaAGCAGCCTAACAAGATGGGCTTTGATGAG GTGTTTATGATAAACCTGGTGCGGAGAACTGACCGTCGCGAGCGAATGCTAAGAACCCTGTACGAGCAGGAGATCAGCTGTaaggttgttgctgctgtggatgGCAA AGCTCTGAACAAGTCTGATATAGAATCTATGGGAATTAAGATGCTGCCAGGTTACAAAGACCCTTATCATGGACGACCCCTCACCAAGGGTGAACTGGGCTGCTTCCTGTCGCATTACAACATCTGGAAGGAG ATAGTGGAGCGTGGTCTGCAGACCTCGCTGGTCATCGAGGATGACCTCCGCTTTGAAGTGTTCTTCAGGCGTCGTCTCcaagcgctgctgcaggaggtgacAGTGCACAGGTTGGACTGGGATCTCAT TTACATTGGGCGGAAGCGGATGCAGGTGGACCATCCAGAGAAGTCTTTACCAAACATACACAATGTGGTTGAGGCCGACTACTCCTATTGGACGCTAGGCTACGTGTTGTCGTTACGAGGAGCTCAGAAGCTTCTCAGGGCTGAGCCTCTGACCAAGATGCTTCCTGTTGATGAGTTCCTCCCTGTCATGTACGATAAACATCCAAT TTTGGACTACATGGAGCACTTTGAACGGCGGGACCTGCGTGCGTTTTCCGCCGAGCCTCTTCTGGTGTATCCAACCCATTACACGGGAGACCAGGGCTACAtcagtgacacagaaacatcagTAGTTTGGGACAACGAGACCAAGAAAACCGACTGGGACCGAGCCAAATCAAGGAAAACACATGAGCAGGAGAAGCTGAGCTTCGAAGCTGAGAATTCTGATGTGCTACAGTCTGAACTGGAAAACTGGAGTGCACGTGATGAGCTGTGA
- the LOC129604300 gene encoding titin homolog, whose translation MLTPVETDKLLEAQQVRSSSRERRLTEKGQEMHEQEARKTEKAFNKAYDSWKQTAKEIRVRLKSYCSLEDLGKSQRDIKAGHAIVQKHYETILRNHTSAPDIVKRMDACVTLTAETCELVSKRLESIDEAFNDQLEKERVRMVLNKEEYGSVFGNTNTETVISESARGSDSDSNITSRSSTKRADAEADLAAKLEQAKAVQRIQAQQAKLNKMESEWKLKESQMLSEIRQREAEMKSKLEDEQLRLQQMQAENEVKVAAARVRVYNIFDSVENNEEESDYKILPSCQNVKIETPLNPQAAEFQRQHATLEAQSTQDAVSLAQAIASSLTLNRLPVPEPTVFTGDPLKFLDWKLSFTTLIDQKPLPVSEKMLYLKSYLAGEAQKAVKGFFYRNTEDAYNGAWTVLQDRYGSPFIIQRAFRDKLTKWPKIAANDPPCTQGFCRLPPRLC comes from the coding sequence atgttaacGCCTGTGGAAACAGACAAACTCCTGGAAGCGCAACAGGTCAGGTCCAGCTCTCGTGAGCGACGCTTAACAGAGAAGGGTCAGGAGATGCATGAACAGGAAGCAAGGAAAACTGAAAAGGCATTCAATAAGGCATATGACTCTTGGAAGCAAACAGCAAAAGAGATTAGAGTCAGACTGAAGAGTTATTGCTCACTAGAAGACCTTGGTAAAAGCCAAAGAGACATTAAGGCTGGACATGCCATTGTACAGAAGCATTATGAGACAATTCTACGTAACCACACCTCTGCTCCAGACATTGTCAAGAGAATGGATGCATGTGTCACTCTGACAGCTGAGACTTGTGAACTTGTCAGTAAGCGACTAGAGAGTATAGATGAAGCCTTCAATGATCAACTTGAAAAGGAAAGAGTGAGGATGGTTTTAAATAAAGAAGAGTATGGATCTGTTTTTGGCaacacaaatacagaaacagtAATTTCAGAGTCGGCACGAGGCTCAGACAGTGACTCAAACAtcacctccaggtcctccaccaAACGTGCAGACGCAGAAGCAGACCTTGCAGCCAAATTAGAACAGGCAAAGGCTGTGCAACGAATACAAGCCCAACAAGCCAAGttaaataaaatggaaagtGAATGGAAACTTAAAGAATCACAAATGCTATCTGAAATTAGGCAAAGGGAGGcagaaatgaaatcaaaacttGAAGATGAGCAACTAAGGTTACAACAAATGCAAGCAGAAAATGAGGTCAAGGTAGCAGCAGCAAGAGTAAGAGTATACAACATTTTTGATAGTGTTGAGAATAACGAAGAAGAGTCTGACTACAAAATACTACCTAGTTGCCAAAATGTTAAAATAGAGACCCCACTAAACCCACAAGCTGCAGAATTTCAGCGTCAGCATGCAACATTGGAAGCCCAATCAACTCAGGATGCAGTCAGCTTGGCCCAGGCAATTGCAAGCTCACTCACCTTAAACCGTCTGCCTGTTCCAGAACCCACAGTCTTCACTGGGGACCCTTTAAAGTTTTTAGATTGGAAGTTATCCTTCACGACTCTCATTGACCAGAAGCCTTTGCCAGTTAGTgaaaaaatgctttatttaaaaAGTTATCTTGCAGGTGAAGCACAAAAGGCTGTGAAGGGATTTTTCTACCGAAACACAGAAGATGCATATAATGGTGCCTGGACAGTCCTGCAAGACAGGTATGGAAGTCCATTCATTATCCAAAGGGCCTTTAGAGACAAGCTCACAAAGTGGCCCAAAATAGCGGCAAATGACCCCCCTTGCACTCAGGGATTTTGCAGACTTCCTCCAAGGCTGTGCTGA
- the LOC129604298 gene encoding uncharacterized protein LOC129604298, giving the protein MTAADTVITSKIACGLQIRGFNTGTSIQLQQAYTRNFIPVDKSHIPTTKTALQWPYLKHLANQLPPLQDCEVGLLIGYNCPSALAPLEVITGNENEPFAQRTVLGWSIIGLTNPHLDRKGHQSLVHRISVKEVPLPSATDVLKVLESDFSERSYEDKYVSQDDVRFVQLLSNSILQREDGHYEMPLPFKGSSPPSLPNNKRLALVRLQHLKKKLQANKQYYDHYTSFMEETISKGDAELAPSISEGETLWYIPHHGVYHPRKPDKVRVVFDCSAKFRGISLNDSLLTGPDLINSLVGVLCRFRKETVAVVCDIERMFHQFYVAPEHRNYLRLLWWEDGQLQSEPKEYRMAVHLFGAASSPGCANFGLKYLARQHKDNFPSASAFIEKNFYVDDGLVSVQSIEEAKNLIIEAQKLCKGAGLRLHKFNSNQRDVLSCVSPSERATTTEPLSINPDMTQNERVLGIQWSIEDDTFGFNIDVKHYPPTRRTILSVVASLFDPLGFLAPFILGGKCILQELCRRGNGWDDPLPQNLLPRWEEWKCGLQRLKEVTIPRCYHPQDFDNIIRVELHHFSDASNVGYGACSYLRYKNNNNQVHCNLVMAKARVAPTKVHSIPRLELSAAVTSAKLSIVLKTELEMKIDREFFWTDSQVVLAYINNEARRFHVFVANRVQVIRANTDPSQWHYVDTTQNPADHTSRGLHAKDISSTNWLSGPRFLWEEEVLPAPNPPTELLVGDPEVKSVQAFATQVSEQRDVLNRLSRFSTWTRLIKVVARIKRLGCKLEHQSELVTVEERKEAAKVVIKLVQQDTFSQELRLLRKGNSLPRSSPLVRLDPILDDGLIRVGGRLKASSLDLELKHPVVLPKDSHVTRLILSHYHNQICHQGRNQTLMEIRANGFWVIGGSKSIAKYIHKCVQCRKLRRSTEEQRMSELPKERVEVSAPFTYCGMDCFGPFIIKKGRKECKRYGLILTCLSSRAVHIEMLEDMTTDALINALRCFISLRGAVSQLHCDQGTNFVGAKNEFKEALQQCDFKTLEAFLADKQCEFVFNAPSASHAGGIWERQIRTIRSVLNLTAARCSGRLDDASLRTLFYEAMAIVNSRPLVVNGIDDPSSPEPLTPNHLILMKSKVALPPPGKFVKEDMYAAKRWRRVQYLTEQFWSRWKKEYLLNVSTRQKWHVPRRNLKVDDIVIIKEDTLPRNQWQLGRVVETTESADGLVRRVKVRVGDRRPTKKYDHSLKPSVIERPIQKLVLLMEN; this is encoded by the coding sequence ATGACAGCTGCCGACACAGTCATCACAAGTAAAATTGCTTGCGGTCTGCAAATTCGGGGATTCAACACAGGAACGTCCATCCAACTACAGCAAGCCTACACGCGAAACTTCATTCCTGTTGATAAGTCTCACATTCCTACAACAAAGACAGCTCTGCAGTGGCCTTACCTCAAACACTTAGCAAATCAGCTGCCCCCACTTCAAGACTGTGAGGTAGGGTTGCTTATTGGTTATAACTGCCCATCAGCTCTGGCACCTTTAGAGGTCATTACAGGTAATGAAAATGAACCTTTTGCACAAAGAACTGTACTAGGCTGGAGCATTATAGGTTTAACCAATCCCCACCTAGACAGGAAAGGGCACCAGAGCCTAGTGCACAGAATTTCAGTGAAGGAAGTTCCACTGCCATCTGCAACTGATGTTTTAAAGGTCCTGGAATCTGACTTTAGTGAAAGGAGCTATGAGGACAAATACGTGTCGCAAGATGATGTTCGATTTGTACAACTCCTCAGCAACAGCATCCTACAAAGAGAAGATGGACACTATGAGATGCCCCTCCCTTTCAAGGGTAGTAGTCCACCTTCGCTACCAAATAACAAAAGGCTGGCGTTGGTTCGGTTGCAACACCTGAAGAAGAAGTTACAAGCAAACAAGCAGTATTATGATCATTACACGTCATTCATGGAGGAAACGATAAGCAAAGGTGATGCAGAGCTGGCCCCTTCAATATCAGAGGGAGAGACTCTGTGGTACATTCCCCACCATGGAGTGTACCACCCCAGGAAGCCAGACAAAGTAAGAGTTGTTTTTGACTGCTCAGCAAAGTTCCGTGGTATCTCCCTaaatgactcactgctcacaggCCCAGATCTGATCAACTCCTTAGTAGGAGTTCTTTGTCGTTTTAGGAAAGAAACAGTTGCTGTAGTATGCGACATTGAAAGGATGTTTCACCAATTCTACGTGGCGCCTGAACATCGCAACTACTTGAGACTCCTGTGGTGGGAAGATGGACAGCTGCAATCAGAGCCAAAAGAGTACAGGATGGCAGTCCACCTCTtcggcgcggcctcctcccctGGATGTGCCAACTTTGGCCTTAAGTACCTGGCACGACAACACAAGGATAACtttccttcagcctcagcctttatTGAGAAGAACTTCTATGTAGACGATGGTCTGGTGAGCGTGCAATCAATTGAAGAAGCCAAGAATCTAATCATTGAAGCACAGAAGTTATGCAAAGGTGCAGGTCTGCGTTTGCACAAGTTCAACTCAAACCAGAGGGATGTTCTGTCTTGTGTATCCCCTTCAGAAAGGGCCACAACTACGGAACCTCTCAGCATTAACCCAGATATGACACAGAATGAACGTGTACTTGGCATACAGTGGTCTATAGAAGATGACACATTTGGCTTCAATATTGATGTGAAGCATTATCCACCAACTCGGCGTACTATCCTGTCAGTCGTGGCCTCTCTTTTTGACCCACTTGGGTTTTTGGCTCCCTTCATATTGGGTGGAAAGTGTATCCTGCAGGAGCTATGTCGCAGAGGCAACGGATGGGATGACCCACTTCCTCAGAACTTGCTGCCACGGTGGGAGGAGTGGAAATGTGGTCTTCAGAGGTTAAAGGAAGTCACCATACCCAGATGTTATCATCCTCAAGACTTTGATAACATTATTAGAGTGGAATTGCATCACTTCTCAGATGCCAGCAACGTGGGATATGGTGCATGCTCCTACCTCAGatataaaaataacaacaaccaaGTCCATTGTAACCTTGTGATGGCTAAAGCAAGAGTTGCACCTACCAAGGTCCACAGTATCCCAAggctggagctctctgctgcgGTCACTTCAGCAAAACTAAGTATTGTGCTTAAGACTGAACTTGAAATGAAAATTGACAGAGAATTTTTCTGGACTGACTCCCAAGTAGTGTTGGCATACATCAACAATGAAGCACGAAGATTTCATGTGTTCGTAGCCAACCGTGTTCAAGTGATAAGAGCCAACACAGACCCAAGTCAGTGGCATTATGTCGACACTACACAAAACCCAGCTGATCACACCTCTAGAGGTCTTCATGCAAAGGACATCTCTTCAACTAACTGGCTTTCAGGGCCTAGGTTTTTGTGGGAAGAGGAGGTTCTCCCAGCGCCTAATCCACCAACTGAGTTGCTTGTTGGCGATCCAGAAGTTAAATCAGTCCAAGCCTTTGCAACACAGGTCAGCGAGCAAAGAGATGTTTTGAATCGCCTGAGTCGGTTTTCCACTTGGACAAGGCTCATTAAGGTGGTTGCCAGAATCAAGAGACTAGGGTGCAAGCTGGAACACCAAAGCGAACTTGTGACTGTTGAAGAACGTAAGGAGGCTGCCAAGGTGGTGATTAAGCTTGTTCAGCAGGACACTTTCTCCCAAGAGCTAAGGCTACTTCGTAAGGGAAATAGTCTTCCGAGATCAAGTCCTCTTGTTCGCCTTGACCCTATTCTGGATGATGGACTTATTCGTGTTGGAGGCAGACTGAAAGCGTCATCCCTTGATCTAGAGCTTAAACACCCTGTCGTTCTCCCAAAAGACAGCCATGTCACAAGGCTGATCCTGTCTCATTACCACAACCAGATTTGTCACCAGGGCCGTAATCAAACCTTGATGGAAATCAGAGCAAATGGATTTTGGGTCATTGGTGGGAGCAAATCAATTGCCAAATACATACACAAATGTGTACAGTGCCGAAAGCTTCGACGTTCAACCGAGGAGCAACGTATGTCAGAACTTCCCAAAGAACGTGTAGAAGTCTCAGCACCCTTCACATACTGTGGTATGGATTGCTTTGGCCCATTTATCATCAAGAAGGGCCGTAAAGAGTGCAAGAGGTATGGTCTCATCCTCACTTGCTTGTCTTCCCGAGCAGTCCATATAGAAATGCTTGAAGACATGACCACAGATGCTCTCATTAACGCTTTAAGGTGCTTCATCAGTCTCAGAGGAGCGGTTTCTCAATTACACTGTGACCAGGGCACAAACTTTGTGGGAGCCAAAAATGAGTTCAAAGAAGCACTCCAACAATGTGACTTCAAGACCCTAGAGGCATTCCTAGCAGATAAGCAGTGTGAGTTTGTATTTAATGCCCCTTCAGCTAGCCATGCAGGTGGAATCTGGGAACGACAAATTCGAACCATACGCAGTGTGTTAAACCTCACGGCTGCTCGATGTTCAGGCAGACTGGACGACGCTTCCCTCAGAACGCTGTTCTATGAGGCTATGGCCATTGTTAATAGTCGCCCACTGGTTGTTAATGGAATCGATGACCCCAGCTCTCCAGAGCCACTGACGCCAAACCACCTCATTTTGATGAAATCCAAGGTTGCTTTACCACCTCCTGGAAAATTTGTAAAAGAGGATATGTATGCTGCAAAGAGATGGCGCAGAGTACAATATTTGACTGAACAGTTCTGGAGTAGGTGGAAGAAAGAATATCTTTTGAATGTGTCCACAAGGCAAAAATGGCATGTACCCAGGCGTAACCTAAAGGTGGATGACATAGTCATTATCAAGGAAGACACACTTCCAAGGAACCAATGGCAGTTAGGACGAGTGGTTGAAACTACAGAATCTGCTGATGGTCTAGTTCGTCGAGTAAAGGTACGAGTAGGAGATCGTAGGCCGACAAAGAAATACGACCATTCTCTCAAACCATCGGTTATTGAACGTCCTATCCAAAAGTTAGTACTTCTCATGGAAAATTAA
- the LOC114852071 gene encoding nucleoredoxin-like protein 1, translating into MVDLFLNQVLVENNWDQDELNTEREITGILENRILMLFFASAECEKCQKFVTVLNDFFKRLKDPFFIEYPKLLALIYISLDQSEKQQERFLKELHKKVLFLGFEDPYRKELQTMFKVKDVPTVLVLRPDGSVLSPNAVQDICLYGSDCFQNWQESAELVERSFMLNEEFDKLNLRSATDPIRRLKYKTEDDKRRKRWWKLLGKAKEEEEEEEEEKEEDWDKKSSDGDKGRWRIR; encoded by the exons ATGGTGGACCTGTTCCTGAACCAAGTTCTGGTAGAGAATAACTGGGACCAAGATGAACTCAACACAGAGCGTGAGATCACCGGGATCCTGGAAAACCGCATCCTGATGCTCTTCTTTGCATCTGCTGAGTGTGAAAAGTGCCAGAAGTTTGTCACTGTCCTCAACGACTTTTTTAAGAGGCTGAAAGACCCGTTTTTTATCGAATACCCCAAACTGCTGGCACTCATCTACATCAG TTTGGATCAATCAGAGAAGCAGCAAGAACGATTTCTCAAAGAGCTGCAcaaaaaggttttgtttttgggCTTTGAGGACCCGTACAGAAA gGAGTTGCAAACCATGTTCAAGGTGAAGGACGTTCCTACAGTGCTGGTCCTCCGTCCCGATGGCTCGGTCCTCTCTCCAAACGCTGTGCAGGACATTTGTCTCTACGGCTCTGACTGTTTCCAGAACTGGCAGGAATCGGCGGAGCTGGTCGAGAGAAGCTTTATGCTTAATGAGGAGTTTGATAAGCTGAACCTGCGCAGTGCCACTGATCCTATCAGAAGACTCAAGTACAAGACGGAGGACgacaagaggagaaagagatggTGGAAGTTGTTGGGGAAAgccaaggaggaagaggaggaggaggaggaggagaaggaggaggattgGGACAAGAAGAGCAGTGACGGAGACAAAGGAAGATGGAGAATAAGATGA
- the LOC114852076 gene encoding nucleoredoxin-like protein 1 isoform X1, producing the protein MVDLFINRVLVRNNREQDELDTEREVVMRLENRVLMLLFAAAECEGCRRFAPALKDFFKKLTDQFYVDRSAQLVLLYVSLDQSEEQLQSFLRALPKRCLFLAYEDPYRRELGAMFNVEELPTVVVLRPDGSILIPNAVEEILRLGPGCYRNWQEAAELIDRSFMVSEDFEDRSRWCSFSEPVRRLKYKVENEKKKKQKRTGRGRDGGGEDAEVDGGTGGGGGGSPW; encoded by the exons ATGGTGGACTTGTTCATTAATCGGGTTCTGGTGAGGAACAACCGGGAGCAGGACGAGCTGGACACGGAACGCGAGGTTGTCATGCGCCTGGAGAACCGcgtcctgatgctgctgtttgcagccgCTGAGTGCGAGGGCTGCCGGCGCTTCGCTCCCGCGCTCAAGGACTTCTTTAAAAAGCTGACAGACCAATTTTACGTGGACCGCTCGGCTCAGCTCGTCCTCCTGTACGTCAG TTTGGATCAGTCAGAAGAGCAGCTACAGAGCTTCCTCAGAGCGCTGCCTAAGAGGTGCCTGTTCCTGGCCTATGAGGACCCCTACAGGAG ggaGCTGGGGGCCATGTTTAACGTAGAGGAGCTTCCCACAGTGGTGGTGCTGCGGCCCGACGGCTCCATCCTCATCCCCAACGCAGTGGAGGAGATTCTCCGCCTCGGCCCGGGCTGCTATCGCAACTGGCAGGAGGCAGCCGAGCTCATCGACCGGAGCTTCATGGTCAGCGAGGACTTTGAGGACAGGTCCAGGTGGTGCAGCTTCAGCGAGCCTGTGAGAAGACTCAAGTACAAGGTGGAgaatgagaagaagaaaaagcagaagcGGACGGGCAGAGGCCGGGACGGAGGTGGAGAAGATGCAGAGGTGGACggagggacaggaggagggggaggagggtcGCCATGGTGA
- the LOC114852076 gene encoding nucleoredoxin-like protein 1 isoform X2, protein MVDLFINRVLVRNNREQDELDTEREVVMRLENRVLMLLFAAAECEGCRRFAPALKDFFKKLTDQFYVDRSAQLVLLYVRELGAMFNVEELPTVVVLRPDGSILIPNAVEEILRLGPGCYRNWQEAAELIDRSFMVSEDFEDRSRWCSFSEPVRRLKYKVENEKKKKQKRTGRGRDGGGEDAEVDGGTGGGGGGSPW, encoded by the exons ATGGTGGACTTGTTCATTAATCGGGTTCTGGTGAGGAACAACCGGGAGCAGGACGAGCTGGACACGGAACGCGAGGTTGTCATGCGCCTGGAGAACCGcgtcctgatgctgctgtttgcagccgCTGAGTGCGAGGGCTGCCGGCGCTTCGCTCCCGCGCTCAAGGACTTCTTTAAAAAGCTGACAGACCAATTTTACGTGGACCGCTCGGCTCAGCTCGTCCTCCTGTACGTCAG ggaGCTGGGGGCCATGTTTAACGTAGAGGAGCTTCCCACAGTGGTGGTGCTGCGGCCCGACGGCTCCATCCTCATCCCCAACGCAGTGGAGGAGATTCTCCGCCTCGGCCCGGGCTGCTATCGCAACTGGCAGGAGGCAGCCGAGCTCATCGACCGGAGCTTCATGGTCAGCGAGGACTTTGAGGACAGGTCCAGGTGGTGCAGCTTCAGCGAGCCTGTGAGAAGACTCAAGTACAAGGTGGAgaatgagaagaagaaaaagcagaagcGGACGGGCAGAGGCCGGGACGGAGGTGGAGAAGATGCAGAGGTGGACggagggacaggaggagggggaggagggtcGCCATGGTGA